A DNA window from Impatiens glandulifera chromosome 7, dImpGla2.1, whole genome shotgun sequence contains the following coding sequences:
- the LOC124944936 gene encoding homeobox-leucine zipper protein GLABRA 2-like — protein sequence MSCTRPDIAYAVSKLSRYTSNPGNNHWKTIVRLLRYLRNTRDYGLHYTRHPVVIEGYTHANWISNMKDSKSTSGYVFTLRGAAISWKSSKQTVIVKSTMKSEFITLDKCGEKAEWLRLFLEDIPIWSKSGGSFRQEAADLPAEEVVEAAAGSLGRRVDLGKGKEVMGGQSGQRRETVLEIGRVRSTARTLSEEEYEDEDIDGGAVAGRKRKRQELGNRLGLSPLQVKFWFQNRRTQTKAMNERNEISSMRNEMEMVKEENIFLREAIRKALCLNCGFPTIDSQDLRIQNAQLITEFEKLKALMGVDISGSLSASAKKLCVLGIEVSKIMKLVDQAINELINMATLKEPFWLRDIENGSGIINNVEYVRRFQLGNSTNESRGMRIEVSREIVTVFADITKLVECFMDVNEWKDMFPSIISKATSVDVISDGKENHRNGDVQLMSAEYQMLTPTVPTREVHFIRHCKQLSSKKWVIVDFSIDNNIDVSAVKFRKRPSGCIIEDISDDHCKVTWIEHLECENFTIPTNYSGIISAAFGARHWATALQQQCERLFYMMTTNFPTYESNVYGNRTGIASAMEERKSLMVLAHKMTANFCRSIAVSSLHKLTKLTSKNEYDIRVSIRRNLDDPREPIGVILCGVTSIWLPVSRLVLSDYLSDESRRHEWDVILNGKPAESLVNMTKGGNSVTIQGIKGKEDDMRIMQDSSTNEFESMLVFASLSMSSLQSNSTRGNSGEIAMLPSGFSILQEGLESRPMGLKKKKEGVEDVF from the exons atgagttgtacaagaccagatatagcCTATGCAGTAAGCAAACTAAGTAGATACACGAGTAATCCAGGTAATAATCATTGGAAAACCATTGTACGATTACTTAGGTATTTAAGAAATACTCGTGATTATGGTCTGCACTACACGAGACATCCTGTTGTTATCGAAGGGTACACTCATGCTAATTGGATTTCAAATATGAAAGACTCTAAGTCAACAAGTGGATATGTATTTACACTTAGAGGTGCAGCTATATcttggaaatcttctaaacaaACTGTTATTGTTAAATCCACGATGAAATCTGAATTTATAACTCTTGACAAATGTGGTGAAAAAGCTGAATGGCTACGtctattcttagaagatattccaatatgGTCTAAGTCC GGGGGAAGTTTCCGGCAGGAAGCGGCGGATCTTCCGGCGGAGGAGGTGGTAGAGGCGGCGGCGGGCAGTCTGGGCAGAAGAGTTGATTTAGGAAAAGGAAAGGAAGTAATGGGTGGGCAGTCAGGGCAGAGGAGGGAGACGGTATTGGAGATAGGCAGAGTAAGATCAACGGCTAGAACTCTGTCGGAAGAGGAGTACGAGGATGAAGACATTGACGGCGGCGCCGTCGCCGGCAGGAAGAGGAAAAG GCAGGAATTGGGAAATCGATTGGGGCTCTCTCCACTACAAGTGAAATTCTGGTTCCAGAATAGAAGAACCCAAACTAAG GCCATGAATGAGCGTAATGAAATTTCATCAATGAGAAACGAAATGGAAATGGTGAAGGAAGAAAACATCTTCCTTAGAGAAGCCATTAGGAAAGCTCTCTGCCTTAACTGTGGATTTCCAACTATCGATTCACAAGATTTGAGGATCCAAAACGCCCAACTTATCACCGAG TTTGAAAAGCTAAAAGCGCTCATGGGTGTGGATATATCGGGTTCGTTGTCTGCTAGCGCAAAAAAGTTGTGTGTGCTAGGAATAGAGGTGTCGAAGATTATGAAACTTGTTGATCAAGCTATCAACGAGCTTATCAATATGGCAACATTGAAAGAACCGTTTTGGTTGCGCGATATAGAAAATGGTAGTGGCATAATAAATAATGTCGAGTATGTTAGAAGGTTTCAGTTAGGGAACTCTACAAACGAGAGTCGTGGAATGCGTATCGAGGTTTCGAGGGAGATTGTGACTGTCTTTGCTGACATCACTAAGCTTGTTGAATGTTTTATGGACGTG aatGAATGGAAGGATATGTTTCCTAGCATTATATCAAAGGCTACAAGTGTTGATGTTATTAGTGATGGAAAAGAGAATCATAGAAATGGTGATGTTCAATTG ATGTCCGCTGAATATCAGATGCTCACTCCAACGGTTCCAACTAGAGAAGTGCACTTCATTAGACATTGCAAACAACTGAGTTCCAAGAAGTGGGTAATTGTCGATTTCTCCATTGACAATAATATTGATGTTTCCGCAGTTAAATTTAGGAAACGTCCATCGGGTTGCATTATCGAGGATATATCAGATGACCATTGCAAA GTAACGTGGATTGAACATTTGGAATGTGAAAACTTCACTATCCCAACAAATTATTCTGGAATTATTAGCGCAGCTTTTGGCGCTAGGCATTGGGCTACGGCTCTACAACAACAATGCGAGCGACTCTTCTATATGATGACCACTAACTTTCCCACTTATGAGTCAAATG TTTATGGAAACCGTACAGGAATTGCGTCTGCGATGGAAGAGAGGAAAAGTCTAATGGTATTGGCGCATAAAATGACAGCTAATTTTTGTCGTTCAATTGCGGTGTCAAGTCTCCATAAATTGACAAAGTTAACAAGCAAAAATGAATATGACATTAGGGTTTCTATTAGGAGAAACTTAGATGATCCTAGAGAACCTATTGGCGTGATCCTTTGCGGAGTTACATCTATATGGTTACCGGTCTCTCGACTTGTCTTATCCGATTATCTTAGTGATGAAAGTCGAAGACATGAG TGGGATGTTATATTGAATGGAAAACCAGCTGAATCCCTAGTAAACATGACCAAAGGAGGCAACTCGGTTACAATCCAA GGGATTAAGGGGAAAGAAGACGACATGAGGATAATGCAAGATAGCTCGACTAATGAATTCGAATCAATGTTGGTTTTTGCATCGTTGAGCATGTCCTCACTACAATCCAACTCTACACGTGGCAACTCGGGGGAAATTGCCATGCTTCCCTCGGGTTTTTCGATTCTTCAAGAAGGGTTGGAGTCGAGGCCTATG gggctgaagaagaagaaggagggcGTCGAGGATGTCTTCTAA
- the LOC124944937 gene encoding homeobox-leucine zipper protein GLABRA 2-like has protein sequence MDVKLAYLNGVLKEDVYEQYPYEHVLYTKKSENDMMVVVLYVDDLIFTGINTKLIKEFKEGGSFRQEAADLPAEEVVEAAAGSLGRRVDLGKGKEVMGGQSGQRRETVLEIGRVRSTARTLSEEEYEDEDIDGGAVAGRKRKRLFRHSRLPNELQRQELGNRLGLSPLQVKFWFQNRRTQTKAMNERNEISSMRNEMEMVKEENIFLREAIRKALCLNCGFPTIDSQDLRIQNAQLITEFEKLKALMGVDISGSLSASAKKLCVLGIEVSKIMKLVDQAINELINMATLKEPFWLRDIENGSGIINNVEYVRRFQLGNSTNESRGMRIEVSREIVTVFADITKLVECFMDVNEWKDMFPSIISKATSVDVISDGKENHRNGDVQLMSAEYQMLTPTVPTREVHFIRHCKQLSSKKWVIVDFSIDNNIDVSAVKFRKRPSGCIIEDISDDHCKVTWIEHLECENFTIPTNYSGIISAAFGARHWATALQQQCERLFYMMTTNFPTYESNVYGNRTGIASAMEERKSLMVLAHKMTANFCRSIAVSSLHKLTKLTSKNEYDIRVSIRRNLDDPREPIGVILCGVTSIWLPVSRLVLSDYLSDESRRHEWDVILNGKPAESLVNMTKGGNSVTIQGIKGKEDDMRIMQDSSTNEFESMLVFASLSMSSLQSNSTRGNSGEIAMLPSGFSILQEGLESRPMVFDCCSMDQENMIKSTGAEEEEGGRRGCLLTLAFQILASNSPMDELSMDSMESVNKLVSLTLRNIKKSLKCE, from the exons GGGGGAAGTTTCCGGCAGGAAGCGGCGGATCTTCCGGCGGAGGAGGTGGTAGAGGCGGCGGCGGGCAGTCTGGGCAGAAGAGTTGATTTAGGAAAAGGAAAGGAAGTAATGGGTGGGCAGTCAGGGCAGAGGAGGGAGACGGTATTGGAGATAGGCAGAGTAAGATCAACGGCTAGAACTCTGTCGGAAGAGGAGTACGAGGATGAAGACATTGACGGCGGCGCCGTCGCCGGCAGGAAGAGGAAAAG actgtTTAGACACTCGCGTCTTCCCAATGAGTTACAAAGGCAGGAATTGGGAAATCGATTGGGGCTCTCTCCACTACAAGTGAAATTCTGGTTCCAGAATAGAAGAACCCAAACTAAG GCCATGAATGAGCGTAATGAAATTTCATCAATGAGAAACGAAATGGAAATGGTGAAGGAAGAAAACATCTTCCTTAGAGAAGCCATTAGGAAAGCTCTCTGCCTTAACTGTGGATTTCCAACTATCGATTCACAAGATTTGAGGATCCAAAACGCCCAACTTATCACCGAG TTTGAAAAGCTAAAAGCGCTCATGGGTGTGGATATATCGGGTTCGTTGTCTGCTAGCGCAAAAAAGTTGTGTGTGCTAGGAATAGAGGTGTCGAAGATTATGAAACTTGTTGATCAAGCTATCAACGAGCTTATCAATATGGCAACATTGAAAGAACCGTTTTGGTTGCGCGATATAGAAAATGGTAGTGGCATAATAAATAATGTCGAGTATGTTAGAAGGTTTCAGTTAGGGAACTCTACAAACGAGAGTCGTGGAATGCGTATCGAGGTTTCGAGGGAGATTGTGACTGTCTTTGCTGACATCACTAAGCTTGTTGAATGTTTTATGGACGTG aatGAATGGAAGGATATGTTTCCTAGCATTATATCAAAGGCTACAAGTGTTGATGTTATTAGTGATGGAAAAGAGAATCATAGAAATGGTGATGTTCAATTG ATGTCCGCTGAATATCAGATGCTCACTCCAACGGTTCCAACTAGAGAAGTGCACTTCATTAGACATTGCAAACAACTGAGTTCCAAGAAGTGGGTAATTGTCGATTTCTCCATTGACAATAATATTGATGTTTCCGCAGTTAAATTTAGGAAACGTCCATCGGGTTGCATTATCGAGGATATATCAGATGACCATTGCAAA GTAACGTGGATTGAACATTTGGAATGTGAAAACTTCACTATCCCAACAAATTATTCTGGAATTATTAGCGCAGCTTTTGGCGCTAGGCATTGGGCTACGGCTCTACAACAACAATGCGAGCGACTCTTCTATATGATGACCACTAACTTTCCCACTTATGAGTCAAATG TTTATGGAAACCGTACAGGAATTGCGTCTGCGATGGAAGAGAGGAAAAGTCTAATGGTATTGGCGCATAAAATGACAGCTAATTTTTGTCGTTCAATTGCGGTGTCAAGTCTCCATAAATTGACAAAGTTAACAAGCAAAAATGAATATGACATTAGGGTTTCTATTAGGAGAAACTTAGATGATCCTAGAGAACCTATTGGCGTGATCCTTTGCGGAGTTACATCTATATGGTTACCGGTCTCTCGACTTGTCTTATCCGATTATCTTAGTGATGAAAGTCGAAGACATGAG TGGGATGTTATATTGAATGGAAAACCAGCTGAATCCCTAGTAAACATGACCAAAGGAGGCAACTCGGTTACAATCCAA GGGATTAAGGGGAAAGAAGACGACATGAGGATAATGCAAGATAGCTCGACTAATGAATTCGAATCAATGTTGGTTTTTGCATCGTTGAGCATGTCCTCACTACAATCCAACTCTACACGTGGCAACTCGGGGGAAATTGCCATGCTTCCCTCGGGTTTTTCGATTCTTCAAGAAGGGTTGGAGTCGAGGCCTATGGTATTCGATTGTTGTTCGATGGATCAAGAGAATATGATTAAATCAACAGgggctgaagaagaagaaggagggcGTCGAGGATGTCTTCTAACTCTAGCTTTTCAAATTCTGGCTAGCAATTCTCCAATGGACGAACTGAGTATGGATTCAATGGAGTCTGTTAATAAGCTTGTTTCGCTCACGTTAAGAAACATTAAGAAAAGCCTAAAGTGTGAGTGA